A section of the Oenanthe melanoleuca isolate GR-GAL-2019-014 chromosome 6, OMel1.0, whole genome shotgun sequence genome encodes:
- the LOC130255222 gene encoding homeobox protein CHOX-7-like — MTKAPFSVEWLSQSSQALKSPAEGSPHRASPGSSRSERSPDPPAARRDGRGGRSRERTDSAPAAGAGGRPAAEEGPEEPCGRGGRRLRTAFSAEQISTLESSFQRQQYLGAAERRQLAGRMRLSELQIKTWFQNRRMKLKRQLQELRTEPFCGPALPYGPQGAVLPLPLAFVARPPPLPRPGAASEGCALELSSACRAQPLGLWAAPCFVGYRDPRAFLLGV; from the exons ATGACCAAGGCCCCTTTCTCCGTGGAATGGTTGTCCCAGAGCAGCCAAGCTCTCAAGAGCCCCGCCGAGGGCTCTCCACACCGAGCATCGCCCGGCTCCAGCCGCAGCGAGCGGAGCCCGGATCCgccggcggcgcggcgggacGGGAGGGGCGGCCGGAGCAGGGAGCGCACGGACAGCGCTCCCGCCGCAG GAGCAGGCGGGAGGCCGGCGGCGGAGGAGGGCCCCGAGGAGCCGtgcgggcgcggcgggcggcggctgCGCACGGCGTTCAGCGCCGAGCAGATCAGCACGCTGGAGAGCTCCTTCCAGCGCCAGCAGTACCTGGGCGCGGCCGAGCGCCGGCAGCTGGCGGGCAGGATGCGCCTCTCCGAGCTGCAG atCAAGACCTGGTTTCAGAACCGGCGGATGAAGCTCAAGcggcagctgcaggagctgaggacGGAGCCGTTCTGCGGCCCCGCGCTCCCTTACGGACCTCAGGGCGCCGTGCTGCCCTTGCCGCTCGCGTTCGTGGCCCGGCCGCCGCCTCTGCCCCGGCCGGGGGCCGCCTCCGAGGGCTGCGCCCTGGAGCTCAGCAGCGCCTGCCGAGCGCAGCCGCTCGGCCTGTGGGCAGCGCCCTGCTTCGTGGGGTACCGCGACCCCAGAGCCTTCCTGCTGGGTGTCTGA